A region of the Vigna unguiculata cultivar IT97K-499-35 chromosome 9, ASM411807v1, whole genome shotgun sequence genome:
CTCCCAGCTATCAGAGAccacctatatatatatataatttggaaCAATCTCATCAATAAACAAACAAATGGGTGTTTATCATTACGATTTACGATTACTACTATGTATAAATATCTTACTTGTTCCCGAGGAGACTATGGAGTTTGATGATGAGCTCGTCTTCTTCTTCCGTGAAATTGCCGCGTTTGAGGTCAGGGCGGAGGTAGTTGATCCAGCGGAGGCGGCAGCTCTTGCCGCAGCGGAGAAGGCCGGCGGCTTTGGGGAGAGAGCGCCAGCAACCTTCGCCGTGAGCTCTGATGTAAGCTATGAGGCGATCGTCTTCTTCTTTGGTCCATGCACCTTTGTTTGTGTGTGCTTTCTCACAACAAGGAGACCTTCCCATGCTGCTTCTTCTTCCACTCTGAGATGAAGGATTATTGAATGATTGTTGTTTTAATGGGTGGGTTTGGAATCACTCTCTCTGGCTCTGGTGTGGTGGAACAATAAGGGTGGCCGGCCCTGGGAGGTGATTTTTATAGGCTTTTgactgaaaagaaaaagtgattaCTGATATTGGTGCTTCTAGATGTGAGTTGGTGAGATAGGTTAGAGGAGAGTGGCTGGTACCTTTCCCTCTCTTTGAATTCATTTCATGAGatcatattattataaacatTGGCTATGGGTTTAAAGTATGGGCAAGGCAAGACAAGAAGATGTGAACTTTCCCCCTTTTTGCATAAACTAATATCAATTCTTTTTCAATAATGTCCTCCTAACATGTGATGCTGTTGCTATTACCGTAAGGACTATGCTACTTCCGCATTTAATCACTTTAAATTATATGCATCATTtgcaagatttttttttttataaaatatttataacataatttattttcgtATTTTCCACTGTTAACTAACCACCCAAATAATTAGTATACcgtttaataaaatagatatcgTATCCATATAGTCAATCTCGTTgaatcaaaaacagagttaataatattaataacataaatgtttaatattggCATGAGTGGTGGAAGTGAGATATTGGATattgtgaaaaaggaaaaaaaaaaaaagaaaagaaaaagatttagTGATTTAAGTAAGTTGGTTGTTGTGAGGTTCCTGGAAAGAAATGTATCCGTAGTTTGGGTATTCATGTGTGAAAGCATAGAGATGGTAATGGTAGTTGctgttgtttattatattggTTTGGTGCATTATGATGCatgagagagatagagagagagagagagagagtgagtaTGTGTGACAGGGACGGGTTTCTAGAAGAGTTGGAAGTTGGGTTGAAGGGAAGGGTGATGGTGATGATGATAATTGATTGatcaaagagaagaaaagagaaagataaaatgatagaaTGTATGGTAGTGGTTTGCTTCACCTTCCACtttccccttttttttttctttgcccCCAAACTTCTGCTCCAAGTTTCGCTATTGCCAACCAAATCccaaattttatcttttctctttCAATCCATCATGCatggatattttatttttcaatcactCACATTTAATTTTCGGTTGTGTCTTCTTCTTTGGTGAATATGATTGGAGGTAGATGGTGAAGAGTTAGTAGCATAGGTAAAAGTTGGTTTCAAGTAGGGAGAAGAGAAGATTgggaaattatttattatctcaCACTCCTTCCAATTCTACTCCCACTCTACTCTCGGTTACACGTTcaacaacaacaccaacaaAATAATGAAGCTGCACACACTTTACAAAAACCAACTACTTTTTTTCAATACACTCTTTCCTTATAACAACAACACATTCATTTGTATAGGGGACACTGCTTGGTTGGTCTGCACCAAactcaaaaatataaaagaggaAGATCAAACCGaatcaataaattgattttggttGATTCGTACATATGGATCAATCAAATAAATACACTCTGGTCTGAATCTTAGGTTTCTTCATTTAATAGCTTTTcagatacaaaaataatttctttctcAGAAAAAAACATTCATCTCTCAGCTTCCCCATCTTGGTcctttttcattcttattttttggCTATTTTTTACGTTCTGGTCTAAATCTTTGTCTTTCTCTTACAATTCTGATTTCTTTTCGTCTCAAACGCTACCCTAGTAAGGTAGCCAACCTTTAATTTATTGATGAGGACAGAgctttgaaaatttttaattcctTACGATCTTTCATATTTAGGTTGTCTTCCTCACACATTCCGTTTGGTCCTAGAAAACTTCCCTGTTGGTTTCCTAGATTGCAGTGCAATTGTTTAATTACAATACTTTTGAATTTACATGACCAAACTAAGAAAGCAAGTGGTGGGCTATGGCTGATAAAAAGCTCATTTGACCTTAACTTCTAAGTAGACAACCCTCCTAATGGGTGGGTTTCAAAACGCTTTCACTTTTTGCACCCGTGATTATTAATCGCACCCCTTAAACTTTATAATGAAATCTTACTATCTTTGATGACTTTCGCATTACTTATTCCGAAATCTTTCAGAACAATAAATCTTGAAAATTCTGAAGCATgcatgattttgaaattttagtctTTCTATATGGGTGCCATCAGCAATCGTAGAGTGGAGAAAGAAAAagccttttttttataaagttaaaccaaacaaataattaatcttGAGCGGTTAGAATTTtttgtccaattttttttattaggttaaGTTGTAAACAACACCCATACTTGCAATAATTTAAACAAGTTGAATTGTGGGGGAAAACGTGTGGTGAACCTCCCTAGTTGTCCTTAATAAACGAATACCTCAATGAGGAGAGTGGGAatctcttatattattttaaaaatagccATTACTTCCGAGTTTAGTATAAGAATTAAGAAAACCAGACAACGGATTTGTGCTTTGTAGGTATGTTGAGGgggaataaaataaagagaaggAAGCTTTACTTTACAGAAATGCGACACGTGATGGAACCCAAATACTTTATATTAACCATATACAAATTACGAGTTTGAATTCTCTATTGAATTTTATCTGTTAATTTTTAGTGtgtctataaaatatattgattgtcgttaattttaaaattttaaaatatattaaaattatctttaaaacatcaaaacagtttatttttaatgctcaaCAAAAGAAGACAGCACAATAAACTGAGTAGAAAAACTGGATTCAAAAATGACTTTTTGTTGCGTCATCTAGTTTTACAATGAAGTGATGTTGAttaggaagaagaagaaatggtgTGCAAGGAATTGCAGAAAATGATTGTTTGAGGGTATAGTAGTAGTGAGAGCCAGCAGAGCAAAAAAAGAGTGTGTGATGTGCTTAGGTACTTGTGGGAGGGTGTCCTAAGAATCCTTACCAACCTCTTTGGTTGTCCTTCCAATGTGGGTCTCCCCAAACCCCAACCTTTTCCGATATGTCTCCTTCACAGACACGTATAGGACTATAGGGTGGATAAAAAGTTAATACCTATCATTCGTCATTCCACAAATATGTTCCTCACATACGACAACTATTTTTATGGAGTTTGGTAACATTATTGTCATTCACACACACCAACTACAGATACAGATCTATCTTTGCCTCTCTCACTTTCCCTTCTTCTCCTTTCTATCTTCttttccatttctttccttttcaaaactaacaccTTCTTACTTTTTTACCACTATTTTCTTTCTACACAACAATCAAAAAATGTTTCATAAAATGTATAGAATCAACAAACCAAATCATTGTGTCGTGCATTTTATGTCGTTAAGTTAATCATGTATGTGATTTTGCTTTCAAGTCATCTTTTTACAAGCATGTATACTACAtgattaacaaataaattagtgTAACTTAATCATATCCCAATAATTGTTATTTTCACCCTTAATCCCCTATTTGCATGCAAAACTctcagaagaagaaaaaagaggaaACTGATAAAGAATTTTGTTATTTAGCTGGTGAAGCTCTCCACTGTAGTTCTATTTGGATACGACCATTCTTGGAGTCTATAAGATGGTGCCTTTCGTTGATTCTATTATTCGTAACAACGTCCGCAAGCCTAATGTCAGCATAACCCAAAGATTCCTAAcatcgtaaaaaaaaaaatcacaatgaATGTAAAGATAATAACTAATGATTAATTAACACTTATTTAAGATACCAAAACTCTATTACTCTTGGAACAAGGGTTAAcagaaaatctaaatttaaaaattcatgtACCTTCTGACGTAGAAGACTGCGTGACGAGGTGCTAACAACTTCCACATGTAATTTATCATTAGTGGGAGGGTCTTCCACCAAAAATTGGAACTCTTCTTCCCACCTTGGATctctattcttttttattatctataaatTGCAATGATAAACATGCATTTATCAATATCATATCACACAAAAACTAAGTTGATCGTAACATGTATTAATACATATACCTTCGTTCTTCTCTCTTCTCCTCTGAAAATAAGGCGTACGTGTGGATTGGTATGGTACTTTCCCTCAACATCTTGAGCTTCATGGATTATAACTACAAGTAAACCTCCACCTGGAGGAGTCCCTTGTGGAGGACTCTTTGTTGGGTGTGGCTCCTTAAAACTTTTCGCCAATTCTTCGTCCCTAAATGGTTTATATGTCAATTCTATAACAATTTGTCCTCGAGATTTCTCGTTCTGAGCATCCTTTGGATTCATGTTTTTCAAAAGTTCAAGAGTGAAAACTTTAGGTTCATCAACCTTAAGGTCTTTCAAATGAATCATATTCATACCCATCTTGTCATGCTTCCCAACCTAAGTGtgcaaaaacaaatattcaaatcacatattatatataaagagagagagaataaaAGTTGTAGAAATGGACCTGTTCCCAGTCAAAAACTTGAAACTCTAAAGCTTGAGTCTCAGGATCTTTAACAACCAAACTAAATTCTTCGTTCCATTCAGGATTCAAGTTCTTATGCTTTACAGTAGTTTTTTTCGATGTCAAATTGTCCTCGGTAAGTGTTAACTGCACATAAGGGTCAGATGCACCAAGAAGATCTTTCTTCTTTAACTTCATTGCTCTTATAACCTTTGTATTTAAAATTCCAACAGGCCTCTTCTGTGCTCTAAATTTCCGTCACAGTTCATTAATATCAAAGACCAAAAAAGTTTCATGAACAcgtaagataaaaaaaaaaattgcagataATGCATAAACATACTTCGATGGATCTATAACTGGAATATCTAATGTTTTCGGCCATAGATACATATTTGCAACTTGATCTTTGATAATCTCCTGAAAACAATggtgttataaaattgtttgaaaatcACACATCTTTCATTAACTCGTAATAACTAAACATAAACaggtaaaaaaaatacacacataacctaattttcattttcaaacaaCTTTAATCTTCTATAAGAagatcattaatatttttttttttctacgatgaatgaatacatttttcttttctattcatCTCATcgatttttaatatgtttactctcatttattttactatttttatgtAACATTGTTACTTATAATATCTCAAAATATTATACTCACAACACAAGTCatcattgtttcatttttacaaaatatataatcaactTTAACTCAATTACAAAATCTGGAAAAAGAATGAAATGACAATAGGAAATATTAGTTGCGTACCTGAACGAACTTGTAAAGTACAGGAATAGACATAAGATCAGCCCCTACAAGCTTCAGCCCAAAGTCAACATATGGCTACATGAAAAAAATGCCAAAGTAAAAgtgtaaatgtaataatttaagTGTTGTAATAAAAACAAATCATTTTTGCAAAGAATAATCATAGGTGTTAATCATGGACATAAACTATCTTAACtctcaaagtaaaaaaaagtttgtctTATTACAATATTACATAGTTTGTCTCCAATTATTTAGGccttttcttcctgcacccataattattaattgcacTCCAATACTACAAacaaaaagactaaaatatccTTTCTCTATGCACCACTCTCTGTTACTGCCGCCATTATCTTTGCTGCACTCTTTGAAGGAAGATGAAGGCGAGAAAGAGATAAGTGGGTTGGTTTAGAAGCTTCtgtacataaaatattttttcaaatgtaGTGTATGTGTTTCGAAAAGCACGTTTTAGAATGATATTCTTGAAActtaatatataacaaatctcgTGTTCTGGAAAAtttatttcagattttttttttttcattctggAAAGTATCTCATGTTAAGGAAATCTTATTCTAGGAAGTTCACTCAAAATGCATTTCATATGTTCcgaaaaatttgttttagatatttgttctgaaaatcttgatccaaaaattttggaaatttttcATGATGGAGGTcgcttttttaaattaagaattatGGGGTGTAGTTAGAAATTATAAGGTTCAAGAAGAAAAAGTCCATTATTTATATCATCCGCTAATCCGCTAAGGGCAATTGCTTCCTCACCTCATGAAATTTCTTCTCCCACCCATCAAAATGCTTTCGGTCAAAAGAAGGGAATGTTTcacttcaaaaacaaaaatttaaaattgtttattatgtttcgaaaaataaatttcagaaatGATGGGTGCATGAAGAAAAATTAAGGGGTGCATGAAGTAATTGCCTCCGCTGAGATATGGTGGGAGAATCATATACCCAATAAAAAGTCCAATCACCCTACTCCTTTAGtgctcaaacaaaaataaaagggaAAATAAATGTCATTTTATAAGATTCCAttgctgaaaaaaaaagaaaacctaaTTTTGGAAAAGCATTTTCAGTTACAAAACGTTTAATGTCTTAACGACTTTTATGGATAATTTTGATGTACGAAGTGCAATTTATGTCACTAAGCGGTATGAAAACAAGTTACCAACTATGGCATCTCTCATAAATAACATTCATTGACTAAACTTCGATCTTAAAGTTTTCAAAAGTGACGACAAtacaaaatatgtataataaatttttcttcaaaatttaacCACTTCCAACAATAAAATATTGCATTGTATTTGTACATTATTTTTACATGTATTAAAGTGATTAGTGGGTATGGAAAGCAATCGAGAAATAAATTCAAACCTTTTCCATGAGAGACACAAAAATGTTGGCAAAGCATGGAAAACTTGGAACCAAAGGTTTCAAAGTAATACGCGGTATAGCAAAAACATGCAGATCCATCACCTGCAGAAATTTAAAATTCCCAGAATGAAGAAACATTCTATCTCAGTTTATTTACTTCAACACAATGAAATGTTCACCTGCACAGTTGCTTTCAACCCAAATTTCTTAACTGCAACAATGATATTAGGATTTGCTGCCCACTTTACAGAAAGCTCCATGATTAACTCTTTCTCTTCAGTCTCGTAAACTTTCATCCCTGTTCAGAGTAAATCATGCATTTGAAAACAAACGTGACAAAATTCATAAACAGTATATCATACAAGTtctttacaaataaatcaattgcATAAAATGAAGTAATTTATAAAGGTGGTTCAGAATCAGGAAAACTAGTGAAAATTAACATCAGTAATTTCTTCGTTATCTTGCAGAAACTAAATGGTTTTTATCTAACCTTGAAAAGTTGGCGGCAAAGATCCTAGTGTTAGTTCTTCGAACTCAACAGCATCAATTTTATATTGTGGTATCTGCTCTTCAATTATAGGCTTTGCAATTGTCTCTGCTGTCTTACATATAGCCTGAAAAACCAAATGCTCAAATAATCAAAAAACGaaattaattagattttaacTGTTAAAGTTCAAGAAATGTGCTTCAAAAAATGAACACCTTATTTAGATATGGCCACATATATTCAATAAGTTTGTTAAGCCAATCAacctgaagaaaaaaaaaaccaatgaATGGTTGTGTAATTGCACAGAAAGACTCGTAACAAAGAGGTAAAAAACGCAATCAATTGCTTACCCGATCGAAGTCTGGATTCTTTATCCAAAGTGGTATTTCAGGAATCATTCGATCTACAGTTTCTGAATCTTCCTCGGTCAATGGTTTAATTTTAGGATCCTATCCAAGGCCACAGTGCATAAGTGCAAAACTTAAACAATTGTAGGAAAAAAGAAGGCCAAGATTATACAgattcataatattatgaatgtgTATAAAAGAAAGGAGTTGAAACCCATTTAGAGGAATGTAATTCTTACCTTCACATCACTGGGTTGAACATAAATAAAGAGATAATAACCGATGGCAAGACCCATGGAAATCCCAAATCCAAAGCCAAAAAAACCAAATATGGTGCCGAAGAAACCCATCTCGATCGATTCTCAAAATTGTTTTGATCACAATCTCTgttcttctttttgttcttcttttctctctctcctttgcCCTATGTTAAAAGTAAATCACCTCACAAATACGCCTCTACCAATGTCTTTCAGCTCTCATCGGATCACCATTCCTACGTTCAAACAAAGACGTGAAAAACGAACTTTGTCTTACCCTAAAAAAGAACACtatttttactaaataaataaaatcaaattatagtTACAAATACTGATAAGGATTTAACGcaattaaatacattatttttattagttactgtgccatttatttatttattcattcctGCTAACATATAtctaaaaaaatggataatgccatatttgaaaaaaaaaaatctcttattattttaattgccTCGTCTGTCACCTAAGTTAAAAAATCAcgtgtaattttaaaaaaaatccttaaattattatgttataCTATCATGTCTTAATTTCTACACTAGAATATCATGTAATAGATCGGGACATTTAGATAttcactttcttttatttttattctatttttaaaatttactctctataatttttttttttgaaattaaattatatatgatgTCAACTTTAACATTAAATGAATTCcgacataaataattattaataaaatatcgtAAAAAACTTAAAAGTGTTAACAACGGTAATAAATCATTTATTTGATACACACCAAAATTTATCATTCACGTATGTTCAAAACAAACaacgaaaaataatttaaacgaaTGACAAAATTCaatatgaagaaaatataattttttttcataaaaaaaaatacaatcttTCTATCACAAaagaatttagaaaatattaaatatatatatatatatatatatatttattttttatttttttcaaaaactaaaaggagtactttttaaattttaatcgaAAAACTTGTTTATTTCTTGTAGAGACCCtctaaattttaatgtatttttttatgtataaaaaattattgtaagaataaaagacaaaaaataatttttcttcagaaaatatattatataaatttatattattagatttaatgaaattaactattatatattctaaaataaatataatagaatcAAGTGTCATTaataacttaattatttatagattaataaataaagttaattattttaaaattttaacagaaaagtaaaataattcaggatcattaattatattttaatcaatacTATAGTTAACAttcataaaactaataaaatagtgtaaaaatattttaaagaacaaaagaaacctaTGATTTCGCTGacataattatgatttttttaattaacgtGATTAATAAACAAGCCGTGTGTTTAATTACTACATTACAATCTttaaatttgcaattttttttttaatttagacaAAGGGATGTACATTTtgagacaaaattaaaaatcacaacagatataatttttttttgtcaaatatgTGATTCGACATAATAGTACActtataaaacaataacaattttCATGAATAAGTAgtgaataataattaaatgattagATATAGAATTTGAacttataatgttttttatacCAATGACTCATTTAAAGAAATCCTTGATAGTtgattaataactttaaaatatacaataaatattgaaattaaaatcaaaGAACAAATGAATTTGACTTTGTTGAAACAGAGAGTTCGATCTAAGTTGTAACAAGGATAATTAGttcaaaaatttaacaatatcaCATTGTTAACACTAgtataattaaagtttattaattataaattaaaaaaaagatgaagtacataaaaaattgaagtaatgaaattaatatttcaaatttaaataactatacattcgtattaattattttttaatttatacatttatataaaaaaatattatgtatttttattgcataaaaaatatgatattaaaaattaacacggttaacaattttaaaaaaattaaaacatatttaattaattttggatATGATTATactcaataaatataattatgaaatatgaaatatgtaaattcaaattttacttttaaatgaacataaaaatgtaattttgatGAATGGGTACGTGGAATAATTGTTTGTCTGAACTTGGAATGAAGTAAGAAGAAGCCAAGCGAGTTGTGACTCACTGTTTCAGAGTGATGGCTCTCTGCCCTTGCCCGAAGAAAGTTACGTATAAAAGGGGTATTTCTGTTCTGTGCTGTGTCCGGTTTGTTCCTTTTTTATTCCCTTCCCTGCTTCATACATGTCCTTACTTAGGGTTTTCATCCAACAATTTCCTTTCTGTGTTGTATACTAAACGCAATACATTGCACGAACTCCAGATTCTCAATAACCATTACCCAATTCGCTACACTCATTGTTCAATTTCTCAATCAGGTCATAATAATTTAAGGCGGTTTCGTATTCGTACGACCACCGATTCGGGACTTTTCTTGGATTTAGGGTTTTCGCCGatttaatatattctttatcCGATAGAGCACAGATGCAAGGGATTAATCGATCGGTGAGAGGTCAGATTGACTGAAAGGGTGAGTCTGGGTTTTGTATGGAAACTCGGAGTCGGAAGCGGGCGGAGGCTTCCTCAGCTGCCCCTTCATCCTCGTCCACCTCTCGTTCCGCCAAGCGCTCTcgtctttcttcttcctcttcttcgaTCCCGAACACCCCAACTGTTAATACACGTTCTCGTTCGGCCAGGACTAACACAACCGCCACTAATTCCGTTTCTCTCATGGACCCCACCAACGAATCCTCCGGGTCAAGACGTGATCGCCGTGGCAAGAATTTGGAAAGGGACAATTCGGACAAAGGGAAGGAGAAGGAACAGGATGTTGGGATTAGGGATGTAGAAAGAGAGCGAGCGTTGGCGTTGAACATGGAGGGTGAAGGTGTTGGGGACGACGATGATAATTACAGTGACAGTGGTGTGCATCGGAATTTGACGTCTGCTAGTAGTGCCCTTCAAGGGCTTCTTCGGAAACTTGGTGCTGGTTTGGATGATCTTCTTCCTGCCACGGCTATGAGTGGTTCTGCGTCCTCTTCTCATCAGAGTGGTAGACTCAAGAAAATTCTGGCTGGATTGCGTGCTGACGGAGAAGAAGGTCGTCAGCTCGAGGCATTGTCGCAGCTTTGTGACATGCTTTCCATTGGCACTGAAGAATCCCTTAGTACATTTTCCGTTGACTCGTTTGTTCCTGTGTTAGTGGGGTTGCTAAATCATGAGAGCAACCCCGATGTTATGCTACTTGCGGCCAGGGCGCTTACCCATTTATGCGACGTTCTTCCCTCATCCTGTGCTGCTGTTGTGCATTACGGGGCAGTGTCTATATTCTGTGCGAGGCTGCTTACGATAGAGTATATGGACTTGGCTGAGCAGGTTATTTCTCATTCAATCTCTTTTCTGCCGTTGGTTTATGTATCGGGAATCTAGAACAATGTTGTCATTTCTTTACGTTGAATTCTTTTTAGAAATGTCTTATCTTGTATATGAGATTCCTAAACCTCAAGTTGGTTTCTTTTTGTCTAAGGCTATACATTTGTTTAAGTTTGCTTGAAAATGGGCTGCTGTCTTCAACGAGGTTCTTTTTGTTTGATACATTTGTGGCTGTCTACATTGAATTCTAATGGATGCGATTATTGATGTTAACAGTCTCTTCAAGCGCTGAAGAAGATTTCTCAGGAGCACCCAACTGCCTGTCTTCGAGCTGGAGCTCTGATGGCTGTACTTTCTTACTTGGACTTCTTCTCAACGGGAGTTCAGGTAACTCATCAATGAAATCCTTACATAGAAGCATGcttaaaattttcaaagtgTGGTGATTCATTTTGCATTTACTACGCTTAATCAGCAACCCTATATTGACATGATCATATTTTTCAGCGGGTAGCATTGTCTACTGCTGCAAATATGTGCAAAAAGCTTCCTCCTGATGCAGCTGACTTTGTAATGGAAGCTGTTCCTCTTTTGACAAACCTTCTTCAGTACCATGACTCCAAGGTAAAGCTATGTTTTAGTTGTTATACTTGTCATAAAACTGAAACAGTACTCCttagttttaagaaaatgttgTTGGAGTAAATAATGATGCTATAGACAGTGTTGCCAATTCTCTAATTGTGGCTTcacaattttcaattataatatttctaGGTTCTGGAACATGCCTCTGTTTGTCTGACTCGAATAGCTGAAGCATTTGCCTCATCTCCAGACAAATTAGATGAATTGTGCAATCATGGACTGGTAACACAAGCCGCCTCTCTCATTTCTACTAGCAGTTCTGGAGGTGGTCAGGCTTCTCTCAGCACTCCAACATATACTGTAAGTGTAATATTTGTCGCTAAATCTGATATTTTCACCTTTGGCAAGCTGTTCCTTTGACATCATTGATGCATGCAGGGTCTGATCCGCCTTCTTTCCACATGTGCCAGTGGATCCCCTCTTGGAGCCAAAACATTGCTTCTCCTTGG
Encoded here:
- the LOC114164376 gene encoding synaptotagmin-2-like isoform X2, with the translated sequence MGFFGTIFGFFGFGFGISMGLAIGYYLFIYVQPSDVKDPKIKPLTEEDSETVDRMIPEIPLWIKNPDFDRAICKTAETIAKPIIEEQIPQYKIDAVEFEELTLGSLPPTFQGMKVYETEEKELIMELSVKWAANPNIIVAVKKFGLKATVQVMDLHVFAIPRITLKPLVPSFPCFANIFVSLMEKPYVDFGLKLVGADLMSIPVLYKFVQEIIKDQVANMYLWPKTLDIPVIDPSKAQKRPVGILNTKVIRAMKLKKKDLLGASDPYVQLTLTEDNLTSKKTTVKHKNLNPEWNEEFSLVVKDPETQALEFQVFDWEQVGKHDKMGMNMIHLKDLKVDEPKVFTLELLKNMNPKDAQNEKSRGQIVIELTYKPFRDEELAKSFKEPHPTKSPPQGTPPGGGLLVVIIHEAQDVEGKYHTNPHVRLIFRGEERRTKIIKKNRDPRWEEEFQFLVEDPPTNDKLHVEVVSTSSRSLLRQKESLGYADIRLADVVTNNRINERHHLIDSKNGRIQIELQWRASPAK
- the LOC114164376 gene encoding synaptotagmin-2-like isoform X1, coding for MGFFGTIFGFFGFGFGISMGLAIGYYLFIYVQPSDVKDPKIKPLTEEDSETVDRMIPEIPLWIKNPDFDRVDWLNKLIEYMWPYLNKAICKTAETIAKPIIEEQIPQYKIDAVEFEELTLGSLPPTFQGMKVYETEEKELIMELSVKWAANPNIIVAVKKFGLKATVQVMDLHVFAIPRITLKPLVPSFPCFANIFVSLMEKPYVDFGLKLVGADLMSIPVLYKFVQEIIKDQVANMYLWPKTLDIPVIDPSKAQKRPVGILNTKVIRAMKLKKKDLLGASDPYVQLTLTEDNLTSKKTTVKHKNLNPEWNEEFSLVVKDPETQALEFQVFDWEQVGKHDKMGMNMIHLKDLKVDEPKVFTLELLKNMNPKDAQNEKSRGQIVIELTYKPFRDEELAKSFKEPHPTKSPPQGTPPGGGLLVVIIHEAQDVEGKYHTNPHVRLIFRGEERRTKIIKKNRDPRWEEEFQFLVEDPPTNDKLHVEVVSTSSRSLLRQKESLGYADIRLADVVTNNRINERHHLIDSKNGRIQIELQWRASPAK